From Triticum aestivum cultivar Chinese Spring chromosome 4A, IWGSC CS RefSeq v2.1, whole genome shotgun sequence, a single genomic window includes:
- the LOC123083253 gene encoding uncharacterized protein, translating to MACTPTDGPTMDVPMVHRSCPPRGGGVSTNFKVTCDFGGTVENAKVNVSKLYLRQIFAGCNANQSNVIQPNAATGLGKTVVNNWGIYDGPCSQAKLVAHGHGMHTLAGKWSNWFTLVFVAGRFKGSTLQVMGANDDDEENEWAIVGGTGEFSMARGVINKRVHSCIGNTITQELTIEFFCRMKEVVVCPPTQIAPPIEITAPTKIHAPIKQGPWGGMTGGSLHEMGGKSRRLESVTIYHHGAVEGLQFSYVDEDGQIHTTDTWGVNRGLFTNEIKFGPSEFVKQISGAGTLGSWLSQLKIVTNTNTYGPFGTIPSQAFSYTVPENATVVGFFAETLNVFITRIGVYTIPK from the exons ATGGCCTGCACGCCCACCGATGGCCCCACCATGGACGTCCCCATGGTACACAGAAGCTGCCCGCCCAGAGGCGGCGGCGTCTCCACCAATTTCAAGGTTACTTGTGACTTCGGTGGAACGGTGGAGAACGCCAAGGTGAACGTCAGCAAGTTGTATCTACGCCAAATCTTTGCGGGCTGCAACGCGAATCAGTCAAACGTGATACAGCCCAATGCCGCGACAGGGCTTGGTAAAACTGTTGTGAACAATTGGGGGATCTATGACGGCCCTTGCTCCCAGGCGAAACTGGTTGCCCACGGGCACGGCATGCACACACTTGCCGGCAAATGGAGCAATTGGTTCACCCTGGTGTTTGTGGCCGGAAG GTTCAAAGGGTCCACTCTTCAGGTTATgggagctaatgatgatgatgaagaaaatgAGTGGGCCATTGTAGGTGGGACCGGTGAATTCTCAATGGCACGTGGTGTCATCAACAAAAGAGTACACAGTTGCATAGGCAATACAATAACACAAGAGCTTACTATTGAATTTTTCTGCCGCATGAAGGAG GTCGTCGTCTGTCCACCTACACAGATCGCTCCACCTATAGAGATCACTGCACCTACAAAGATCCATGCACCTATAAAGCAAGGACCATGGGGTGGAATGACTGGAGGCTCCCTTCATGAAATGGGAGGCAAATCACGTCGTCTAGAAAGTGTAACAATCTACCATCATGGTGCAGTTGAAGGGCTTCAGTTTTCCTACGTTGACGAAGACGGGCAAATCCACACCACTGATACTTGGGGTGTCAATCGGGGCTTGTTCACGAACGAA ATAAAGTTTGGCCCATCAGAGTTTGTGAAGCAGATCAGTGGGGCTGGGACATTGGGATCCTGGCTATCACAACTTAAGATCGTCACCAACACCAATACGTATGGTCCTTTCGGAACTATCCCCAGCCAAGCATTCAGCTATACCGTGCCGGAGAATGCGACCGTGGTGGGCTTCTTTGCAGAAACTCTAAATGTTTTCATCACAAGGATTGGTGTTTACACAATCCCTAAATAA
- the LOC123084346 gene encoding uncharacterized protein, producing MVEAATDQRGRGEEKASAHAPLFRFRADVNPAKKWAGNGHPSLSKQPHVLILINCSSTQTSSSRSCLTCLASVSRSCRCILAPASPTTSHARSCNRRTEELLPDTPGAATGGQRSYKPGTKPTTAVLDSARRGAATGRLNSYNYLLFLLGLVKNFGATIDACSSGESNICSLRICAQLVLYPNSTMRAALAMDNILLACGPSPTDGLSRMMICTLHSARRRGQPPSKDASTSAWQSPSVGPGAATNQTNDGTCDDRVVSATVRSTIAGTSFFFGWNYHYFLLELFFFATIN from the exons ATGGTGGAggctgccaccgaccagcgggGCAGGGGGGAGGAGAAGGCGAGCGCGCACGCGCCTCTGTTTCGTTTCCGCGCCGACGTAAATCCGGCTAAAAAATGGGCggggaatgg GCACCCGTCCTTATCCAAGCAACCCCACGTCCTTATCCTCATCAACTGTTCATCCACACAAACCTCATCCTCTCGCTCGTGTCTCACCTGCCTTGCCTCTGTCTCTCGCTCGTGCCGTTGCATCCTTGCTCCGGCGAGCCCCACCACTAGCCACGCGAGGAGCTGCAACCGGAGGACGGAGGAGCTGCTACCGGACACTCCGGGAGCTGCAACCGGCGGGCAGAGGAGCTACAAGCCGGGAACTAAACCGACGACCGCCGTGCTGGATTCAGCGCGCCGGGGTGCTGCAACCGGCAGATTAAATAGCTACAACTACCTTTTGTTTTTGCTCGGATTGGTGAAAAATTTCGGTGCGACCATCGACG CTTGTAGCTCCGGCGAGAGCAACATATGCTCGCTGCGGATATGCGCGCAGCTCGTGCTCTACCCCAACAGCACGATGCGTGCAGCTCTGGCGATGGACAACATCTTACTGGCGTGCGGCCCTTCCCCAACAGATGGCTTGTCGCGGATGATGATCTGCACGCTCCACTCAGCTCGCAGGAGAGGGCAACCACCATCAAAAGATGCTTCAACCTCGGCGTGGCAGAGCCCAAGTGTAGGTCCGGGAGCTGCAACGAACCAGACAAATGATGGAACATGTGACGACCGTGTTGTGTCGGCGACGGTGCGGTCCACCATTGCTGGAACCAGCTTCTTTTTTGGCTGGAACTACCATTATTTTTTGCTGGAACTTTTTTTTTTTGCTACAATCAACTAG